The proteins below are encoded in one region of Berryella intestinalis:
- a CDS encoding FAD-binding protein — MPDNGQEQKNGCSRRDFLGMALAATAGAVAANAAPLNAFAVEQGFIGDWSADGSHTVAVPDSAAGNGSGGGDATYRDHFAGAFPANDATPIPPRPVPASWDLECDIVVVGAGGGGLNAAARSAELGAKTICVESAGLQGGNAQSAGMCAILGGSRLQEERRFALPSYPFDAQKMTDWAMDEYHFAADPLLIHRIAEGGGKCIDWMADCGVQWRLGEVPVYVAPKNSTLDHHVLKMKDATDAMFSYGLRKGVDFRFQCPATALVQDGDGRVVGIYAKEGYEREISIHAKKAVILTAGGFCNNKALLDKYIPTAAMGCASSYLPLGETGECFRMGLGVSADVSGFNSSASFDGGVDWASEGGQWARFLYDGMTQLSRQPWLTIDRAGNRLRYMDSRVKKDGAAAIYALGDLATVQMTPPGHRSYIIFDSKFEDHLAGFAQEHCRKLISPDLEQIEKVPEHYRDWHHGVEDAIEADVLKKRDTLEELEADLGFGEGILVGAVEKWNECCRKGKDDFMYPMPEEWLHEVATPPFYGCRIGGNLYGTKAGLMINDRMQVVSTSGRVIPGLYAGWHTAGGACGENSYVGDVILGSLLGDVSLAFCGGYLCGTFANDAELD; from the coding sequence ATGCCTGATAACGGACAGGAACAGAAAAACGGCTGCTCCCGCCGCGACTTTCTGGGGATGGCGCTCGCTGCGACCGCCGGTGCGGTGGCGGCGAACGCGGCGCCCTTGAACGCCTTCGCGGTCGAGCAGGGATTCATTGGCGACTGGTCGGCCGACGGCTCGCATACCGTGGCCGTTCCCGACAGCGCGGCGGGAAACGGGTCGGGCGGCGGGGATGCGACGTACCGCGACCACTTCGCCGGCGCTTTTCCGGCAAACGACGCGACCCCCATCCCTCCGCGCCCGGTTCCCGCATCGTGGGACCTCGAGTGCGACATCGTCGTCGTGGGCGCGGGCGGCGGCGGGCTGAACGCGGCCGCGCGCTCCGCCGAGCTGGGCGCGAAGACCATCTGCGTGGAGTCGGCCGGGCTGCAGGGAGGAAACGCCCAGTCCGCTGGGATGTGCGCGATCCTGGGAGGGTCGCGCCTGCAAGAAGAGCGTCGCTTCGCGCTGCCCTCGTATCCCTTCGACGCCCAGAAGATGACCGACTGGGCCATGGACGAATACCACTTCGCGGCTGATCCGCTGCTCATCCACCGCATCGCCGAGGGAGGGGGCAAGTGCATCGACTGGATGGCCGACTGCGGCGTCCAGTGGAGGCTGGGCGAGGTCCCCGTGTACGTCGCCCCGAAGAACTCGACGCTCGACCACCACGTCCTGAAGATGAAGGACGCCACCGACGCGATGTTCAGCTACGGGCTTCGCAAAGGGGTCGACTTCCGTTTCCAATGCCCCGCGACGGCTCTGGTTCAAGACGGGGACGGACGCGTGGTGGGAATCTACGCGAAAGAAGGTTACGAGCGGGAGATCTCGATCCATGCGAAGAAGGCCGTCATCCTCACGGCGGGCGGTTTCTGCAACAACAAGGCACTGCTCGACAAGTACATTCCGACGGCCGCCATGGGCTGCGCATCGAGCTACCTCCCCTTGGGCGAGACGGGGGAGTGCTTCCGCATGGGCCTGGGCGTTTCGGCCGACGTGTCGGGCTTCAACAGCTCGGCGTCGTTCGACGGCGGTGTCGACTGGGCGTCCGAGGGCGGCCAGTGGGCGCGCTTTCTGTACGACGGCATGACGCAGCTGTCGCGCCAGCCTTGGCTTACCATCGACCGTGCGGGCAACCGCCTTCGCTACATGGACTCGCGCGTGAAGAAAGACGGCGCGGCGGCGATCTATGCGCTGGGGGATCTGGCCACGGTGCAGATGACGCCTCCGGGGCATCGCTCCTACATCATCTTCGACTCGAAGTTCGAGGATCATCTGGCGGGGTTCGCCCAAGAACACTGCCGCAAGCTGATCTCTCCGGACCTCGAGCAGATCGAGAAGGTTCCCGAGCACTACCGGGACTGGCATCACGGCGTCGAGGACGCCATCGAGGCCGACGTGCTGAAGAAGCGCGACACGCTCGAAGAGCTCGAAGCCGATCTGGGCTTCGGCGAGGGGATCCTGGTCGGCGCCGTGGAGAAGTGGAACGAATGCTGCCGCAAGGGTAAGGACGATTTCATGTATCCCATGCCCGAAGAGTGGCTGCACGAGGTGGCGACCCCGCCGTTTTACGGGTGCCGGATCGGCGGCAACCTGTACGGCACGAAGGCCGGCCTCATGATCAACGACCGCATGCAGGTTGTCAGCACGTCGGGCCGCGTTATCCCCGGCCTGTACGCCGGCTGGCATACGGCGGGCGGCGCGTGCGGCGAGAACTCGTATGTGGGCGATGTCATCCTGGGATCTCTTCTGGGCGACGTGAGTCTGGCGTTTTGCGGCGGGTACCTGTGCGGGACGTTCGCCAACGACGCGGAACTCGATTAG
- a CDS encoding type IV toxin-antitoxin system AbiEi family antitoxin domain-containing protein: MTKATRIYDAVDGFGLITSAQAAELGMSNAELVQQARMGRFTRVARGVYRVSVWPPQPEAPYAIAVKAVGDEALLYGESVVALLDLTPTDTSAIWVATPKRVRRTIDISAEIIQSSEAAPASVKIIRSREIDPVSIKGIPCQPITDAIISASTTMGINQAREALVEAMHRGYITRVERADTERGFARQRKRAARMAARGRQGKRLA, encoded by the coding sequence ATGACGAAAGCAACCCGCATATACGATGCAGTCGACGGCTTCGGGCTGATAACATCCGCCCAGGCGGCAGAGCTGGGTATGTCCAACGCCGAGCTCGTGCAACAAGCGCGCATGGGAAGGTTCACGCGCGTCGCACGGGGCGTCTACCGCGTATCCGTGTGGCCTCCGCAACCCGAAGCGCCCTACGCTATCGCCGTAAAAGCGGTTGGCGACGAAGCGCTCCTTTACGGCGAATCCGTTGTCGCGCTGCTCGACCTCACCCCAACCGACACCTCGGCAATATGGGTCGCAACGCCGAAACGGGTACGTCGAACCATCGATATCAGCGCAGAAATAATCCAATCGAGCGAAGCCGCTCCCGCCAGCGTGAAGATCATCCGATCACGCGAAATCGATCCCGTGTCGATAAAGGGAATTCCCTGCCAGCCTATCACCGACGCCATCATATCCGCATCTACGACCATGGGGATCAACCAAGCGCGAGAAGCACTTGTCGAGGCGATGCATCGCGGATACATCACCCGCGTGGAGAGGGCGGATACGGAAAGGGGCTTCGCGCGGCAGAGGAAACGAGCAGCCCGCATGGCGGCGCGCGGCAGGCAAGGCAAGCGGCTCGCGTGA
- the nrdG gene encoding anaerobic ribonucleoside-triphosphate reductase activating protein, whose product MKYGNVKFFDIANGEGVRTSVFVSGCTHRCKHCFQRETWSFDYGDEFDDAVLDRVVDSLEPPYVEGLSILGGEPMEPRNQKGVLELIEAVRSRYGSAKTIWIYTGDLYEDLTDPASPRHTPFTNSILERIDILVDGPFVEELKNITLRFRGSENQRIIDVPATLEAGSVQLWQDQQVYSTHTMD is encoded by the coding sequence GTGAAATACGGAAACGTGAAGTTCTTCGACATCGCCAACGGCGAAGGTGTGCGCACATCGGTGTTCGTGTCGGGGTGCACCCACCGCTGCAAGCATTGCTTCCAGCGCGAGACCTGGTCGTTCGATTACGGCGACGAGTTCGACGACGCGGTGCTGGACCGCGTCGTCGACAGCCTTGAGCCCCCCTACGTCGAGGGGCTTTCCATCCTCGGCGGAGAACCGATGGAGCCGCGCAACCAGAAGGGCGTGCTCGAGCTGATCGAAGCGGTACGAAGCCGCTACGGCAGCGCCAAGACCATCTGGATCTACACCGGGGATCTCTACGAGGATCTAACCGATCCCGCAAGCCCGCGCCACACGCCCTTCACCAACAGCATCCTGGAGCGCATCGACATCCTGGTCGACGGCCCCTTCGTCGAAGAGCTGAAAAACATCACCCTTCGGTTCAGGGGGTCGGAAAACCAGCGCATCATCGACGTTCCGGCGACGCTCGAAGCGGGAAGCGTGCAGCTTTGGCAGGATCAGCAGGTCTACTCGACCCACACCATGGATTAA